In Euphorbia lathyris chromosome 2, ddEupLath1.1, whole genome shotgun sequence, the sequence CCCGCAACAGGGAATTCACCTTTTGACTTTCATAAACGCCGTTCGGATTCCAAAACGAGACTCTAAACTTGTAGGAAGCAAGACCAAACGTCGTCAAAGGTAGCTTGAGTGGAGTGTCAGCACAGGGAGCCTCTCTAATGATAGAGCCCTGAGGTTGCATCCCATCAGTGTTCTGACCTGTAAACAACCACATAAAACCCGTAAGACCACACATGCGATCTGCTTAAAGCAGCTACAATCTGACACAAAAAACACATGCAGAGAGAATTTGCTAAACGAGGAAGGGAGAGACAGACGTACTCTGAGAGGTTGATAGAGAATGAAAAGTCAGAAAGCAGGCATCCAGATTCTGTAGTGTTGGACCGACTGGGATCCTATAAATAGGATACCACGCCACAGAAACCCAACTCGAGGGCAACAGATCGCAACTCTTAAATGTCTTCAGTTCTGGAAACTGAGATGCAAGAACTGAAATCTGCAGGGTGTTAAATAACAAATGTTAGTCccggaaaaataaaaaaagaaagaaagaaagaaagctaAACTAGAAGATAATTTGGACTTGCCTTGTCAGCGAGAGGTTGCCGTGTAAACGGTGAGGCATGCTCCATATATTCAAAAATAAGCCGACCTGGAGGATTGGAAATCTCACATTCATCACTTGACGAACCTTTTAAGGGCTTATTTCTCAGTGAGAGTTTACTCAAATTTTGAATATTTGCATCCATAACATTTTGCTGGGCTCTAGGCCCCGAAACACCATTATTTACAGCTCTATCTGCTCCAAAGTCACTGCTACCATCACTACTAGTCTCCCTAGATGACTCGGCATCACTTTCCTCACCAGGTCTCCTGTCAAGGAATAAAAGCATCGAATATAACACAACGAGTATATTAAGTCGTGTAAATGATGTTCACACAGCTAGGGAAAATAATGCCATTAAACTCCAAATGATTATTGAGATATTGCAAAAAATACTATGCACTTCTCGTGCAGCCATTAGAAAGGCCGGAACCTTCTCTTCTATGGACTTTTTGTTATATTGCTTCAATAATTTTTCTACATGCAAGTTCACAAACCATGAACAAGGAGGCAGCAATTGCGTCACAAACAAATAACCAGGAAAATGAAGTAAAACTGGATATTCGTGAATAGAACTTTTCTACTGCTACTAAGAAATGTTAAAATTGTAATTGCGTCCCTATTTGAGTAAATAGGCACATCGCCTATATAGGAAATATCCCTTGGAAAAGCTAATGCCAGTACATATAATTAACTTTTCTTTGAACCAAATATCAATGTATTTAAAAGCATTGGCATAACTAAAGCATTGCATCCCTGTATTGCCTTAGGCTCAAGTGGTGAAAAAAGGCGATGGCCCAAACAGATCGAGGCACAATTTTGTCTAAAATACAGGAAAGCAAAAATCAACTCACTAAGCAATGAAAAAAGGGGAAAACAAAGACGGTTACAGAGTTTAGTAGTATGGCATGCAGCATCTTATTTATCTTCCTCTTTGTCTTATGTCTTTTTTCATTGCTAATGCCTTTGGGATGGGAACCTATGTTACATGGACTCGGCAAAAATGCCGCCGTACCGGTGTCGACACGACACGGATCCGGGTACGAAATCCGTGTCAGATTCGTGAGTGAACACTCGGATACGGCAAGCTCTGAACAGCCTCCATCTCCGGTGAAAGCTGAGGAAGAAGGTCTGCTGCCCTGCCGCCGTCAAATGTATCTTCTTCTTCGTTGAGATCTCAACGAAGAAGGTGCCCAACCctaccattttttttaaaaaattgggCCCAGACGAAACGACGTCGTTTAATCTGGGCccagttttttttaattaattctgCACGCCCGTCGTTTTGGAGTGCAGAACCAATGAAAATAAAATCCCGCCTAAagagtatttaaaaaaaaaatctaattaaaGTAAAAGcagattaattttttatatgaaaaagaaaattaaacttaattggGAATTAAAAACACTCCtagaaatccaaaatagaattaCAAGCTTCAGCCTCTCTCTTCTCAGACTCTTCTTCTCCCATCCTATCCCTAATTAATtgcttcttcctttctccaatACAGTTGATGGATGTTTAAAATTAATTGCTTCTCCCATCCTATCccaacttttaatttttaattaatacagTTGATGGAGGTTTTAAATTTTGGGTTCTTTTtggaatttatatatatatataaatatataaaaacaatTATTCTCGTATCCCCGTACCCATGTCCAAATTTAGGACAGAGTCCCCATGTCCAAAATTTTTTAACTTGCCGTACCAGATACTCGGATCCGCACCCATGTCGGACACTCGTATCTGAGCCCATGTAACATAGATGGGAACCTATGTTACATGGACTCGGTAAAAATGCCGCCGTACCGGTGTCGACACGACACGGGTCCGGGTACGAAATCCGTGTCGGATTCGTGAGTCAACACTCGGATACGGCAAGCTCTGAACAGCCCTCCATCTCCGGCGAAAGCTGAGGAAGAAGGTCTGCCGCCCCGCCGGCGTCAAATGTATCTTCTTCTTCGTTGAGATTGTTTCAACGAAGAAGGTGGTGCCCATTGGGAACAATcatatgttgcacggaaacggacacccggaaacgttatttctataAAAATTTAGCAAGGAAACAGTAATAGAAACAGacacaaaacacaaaaacgctACTCAAAAAGaatttccgtgcaacataacaGGTTTCACTTTTAGATATACTTGAATGAGAATTTTATTTTCAGAAACCTTGTATGCTGTTTTTTATTGATATATATCTGTAAACTGTTATAGTTTCAAAACTTCCAAACAAGACTTTAAGACTTCCTAAAATACCTTCAACCAATTACTAAAATTTATCTGATCTGATTCCTAAATTAATCATACTTTTCCGGCAAGCGTCACTTAAGAAAGGAAAAATAATCAAGTTAAACAAGTCCAATTACTAAAATTTATCCAATCAGATTCCAAAATTAAACATACTTTTTCAGCACACAAATCCGAAAAAAAAGTCGAATTAAATGAGTGAGCAGGAAAAAGCCAACATGAAGCCCTAAAAACGCCATTAGCGTGTGGCTTTCTTTACCAGGCAACTGCCTAGGTGCAAAAGGTCAGTGCCTCTTTCAAGTCGACTCACAATCTGTGTATatggcaaaaaaaattattttctgGAACTTTGTATACTGTTTCGATTGATATGTATCTGTAAATTGTTGTAGCTTCAAAAAATCCTAAGAAGACTTTAAGACTTCCTAAAATACCTTCAACCAATTACTAAAATTTATCTGATCTGATtcctaaattaaatataattttcctGCAAACGTCacttaaaaaaggaaaaataatcATGTTAAACAAGTCCAATTACTAAAATTTATCCAATCAGATTCCAAaattaaatatacttttaatccaaaaaaaagTCGAATTAAATGAGTGAGCAGGAAAAAGCCAACATTAAGCCCAAGAGACGCCATTAGCGCGTGGCTTTCTTAACCAGGCAACTGCCTAGGTGCAAAAGGTCAGTGCCTCTTTCAAGGCAACTCACAATCTGTGCACATGACAGATAAATGACAAAACAGCAAGAGAAAACACAAGAAGAACAATAAGATATTGATAGGATACAGTCTGTATAATATTATCAAGAGCAAACCACAGCCAAACAGAGATAGAAAAGTaacgaaaaatgtaaaaatgtatCATCATCATTAGCCACGTCCCAAAAACAACTAACGCAATCATTTCCGTAACCCCCTCTGCCAGCCCACCAGCAGAATATAACCTTCTTTTTAACTTCTATCGTCATCATTAGCCACGTGCCCCTCCTTTCTCCTTGAATATACTCTCCATATTTTTGGCCCATAGCGACACTTGATTGATTACTGGACCTTTATACTTTAGATTTTAAATGCTATTAATAGGTATACGTATCAGAAAACGAGGTTAAAGTGCCTACGGATGTCAGACATCACGACACGTGATGCTATGAAAAGATATAAGTCAAAGCAGTTTGTCTCTATCTTCCAACGGAATATTATTTTGACGTAAAAGACATTTAACAACAGAAAAAATTGGTAatcattgaaaaaaaaaagactccGAGAAAGgtaaatgaaacaaaaaattCCATAGGTCAATAGATCACCTACAACATATCATTTCGCCGCTAAATGTAAAAATGTTTCATCATCATAAGCCACGTGCCATaacgaaaaattaaaaaaagtatcATCATTACCCCGTCCCAAAAACAACTAACGCAATCATTTCCGAAACCCCCTCTGCCAGCCCACCAGCAGAATATAACCTTCTTTTTAACTTCTATTATCATCATTAGCCACGTGCCCCTCCTTTCTCCTTGAATCTACTCTCCATATTTTTGGCCCATAACGACACTTGATCGATTACTGGACCTTTAGCATTATCTTATCTATATCAATATACTTCAGATTTTAAATTCTATTAATAGGTAACGTATCAGACAACGAGGTTAAAGTGCCTACGGATGTCAGACATCAACACGTGATGCTATGAAAAGATATAAGTCAAAGCAGTTTGTCTCTATCTTCCAAAGGAATATTATTTGGACGTAAAATccatttaacaaaagaaaaattcGTAATTTAAAACCTATTATTAGAAAATAGCAACTTTTGAGGAACCCGTAGAACATTCGAAAACATATGATTTCCATAATCATAGCAAACTCTCAGTTTCCATATGCCAAAATTTACTTTCGGTACGACGATCACAAAATCCAGTTACAATTATAGTTAAAAGAACATCAGAGATCAGACAAGGTTATATACTGAACATATAAGGGTGAAATGTTATCTACTGAACATAACAAAGACCACTTCATTCCAATAAATCAGCTCATGTCAAGAAATGATAACTGCAAAATAAGGCAAAGCAATTGATAAAAGAAGAGATTTAAGTACAATAATAGCTCACCTTAGCCTCGGCAAGGGTCTAGATGGGTCTATATACAGTTGAATGCCAGACAAGTACGGAACATAATACTGCATAACAGTTTCAGAACCATTTAACAGAAGAGGAACACCAGCTCCGTACGCACTCCATTCTCTGAAAGATTCCCATAGATCCCCCAGTGAAAAGTACGAGTGACACTCTGATTGACGAGTCCTCCATCCCTTCATGCTTGTCTACAaaaccacaaattctaatgtgtAAGCGTAGGGTTTCTAAATATTGCTAAATAAACAACATATCGAACACTTTCTTGTTCATCAATTTTAAGGCCAGTATAGCTATATGAATGGTTTAATGCTTCCAAAACCTAATTTAATTACCTAATAACTGAGGCGGCGGGATATTAGTTGACAAAGTTAAAACGATAAACACCAAAAATAGTGAAGAGTTCGGAAATTCCATAAACGCAATcagaaaagaaatcaaaattcgaAACTCTCGATTACCTTGGGCAAAAACTGAGCAGGAACTACAGGGGTAGTGGATTCCAAGAATCGATCTAAATTCGTTGAAGTCCCTTCGTTCCCTGAGCGGGAAGAAACCGAGCAATTAGATATTGACGACGAAGAACCCGAAGACCCGCATTGATCGGACTCCGCCCCCTTCTCAATCTCGGGAGCACAATTCTTGGAAACCAAGACCctctgctgctgctgctgttgCAGCTTCTGTTGCTGCTGCAGCTGCTGCTGCTGATGCTGctgtttttgttgttgttgctgctgctgctgctgcctCCGCATCCCCGGAGAAACATAGAATCGGTTCTCACCGCGGGCTCGGGCGATCGAAACTCCACCGGAACCCGACATTGTAGAAGAATCCAACAAGAAACAGAGGGAAACCGATAcagaagaagatgaaactggTTGAAAGAGTCCTCGAATAGGGTTTTATCGATTACAcaaagaaaaagggaatttGAAAAGGTTTGATGAATAGGGCAAAGTGAAaatgattttgctttgctttgcttcCAAATGGCGAGACGAAGCTGAGatttttctcttttgggttTGTGTGGTACTGGCCCAaaactgagaagaagaagaatccaGAAATTTATTGTACCATGAGATTTTGAGATGTGGCTGTTCGTTCCAGAgaactttttcttcttttggacGATATTACCCTTCTAGATATTGGTAAACTGACGGATTTGCCCCTAATAATTGGTGTTGATATCTCAGTTTATAGATGCACTAATGGTAACTCAAGTTTAAGGTTAGTTTAAGAAGttacattaaattttttaatttctttttaattttgataaagTGATTCAGTTTAATAAATTCAAAATGGCATCTAGATTTGAAtgagattttgttatagatTTTATTGGATTAATACCTTATTCACCCCTGAATTTATCCAAAAGCATTGATTGAGCTCTGAATTTTTAAAACGTTCTGATAGATCTGTCAACTGACTCAAAATGCCCAGTTGGGAGGTTAACGAGAGTGAGAGTTAGAGGAAATAATGTAATGAGAGCGGAAGTGATGAAAATAATGTTAGTTTTCATTAAAATGTTTCCATTAGGCTGTCGGGACGGACTACTCTATATTCGGCCATGCAACTTCTGACATGCAGATAGAAAATAAGATCATCACTAGTTGGAACTTCTTTCCCGATTTGGCCTTTGCTCATTTCGACCTACGCTTACTCCTAAATCCGCAGACTCCTACTTCAGGTTAAATAAAGTTAATTAAATTTTACATTCCATTAACCTTCTCCCTAATAAGAAATAGTAAGTTGCATGTGCTTTGAAATGTTATTTTAGGATtcacaaaatatattaaaacatattaaaaggAATTTTTTCATTTGGaagagaaaaataatttttttacttaCTCAATTATAAAACGTATCCTCTTTGATATTAACAGCATATACCCCGACcttggttgttttactttttcatGGCGAGCGCAACACCCTCCACATGCAACTTAATTCTTTGGGTAGGGTTTTATAATAACAACTTTtagttttttcaataaaaataataatattttgtaGTTTTTCACGAAATGCTcatttttagagcttttcatgaataactatttgtatttatttgatGTTGACAAAAATATCATCCTTATTTCCACAAAACACATTTTTTCTTAACGTTATTCCTATCTCTATAATATTATTGCAGAAAGAATAAAGGTTTACTCGGTTAAAtaaattgttatttttaatttttgttatttatttttattattttgtatattataaattttattttttttactttatttattgattaatttaaaacatattcatattagatattttacgtactaattaatcaaaatattatcaaacactaataattaaccAGCTAATAATAAATAGTTAACTAAAACCGTAAATATTTAACAACAATAATGATTATTAACGAACAACTGAATTAAACAAACCATAATGttcatttaattattattttttacttatttttgttGTCTTTTTAGTTCAAGTAGTAAGTATAGAGTATTTTATAAGGATTAAGAAACAAAatcattatttaaaaaaatcaatagtaaatttaaaaacaaaagttAAGGTACATATTCATAATCATGCAAATTATATAATTGATGGGAGAGAATCTCAACCAAGCTTAATGATTTCTCAACATGTCCGAGACAAGAGAGAAAAGTGATCAAAGAGGAACCGGAACCGGCGACTTTACTCCGATATTTAATTTAGTGACGAGAAATAATACTATAAAGTATATAAACTTAGTTGAGCAAATAGATGAATTGAATACTATTTACATATTGTGTACCTTGTATTTATAGGAGATGTAGGCTATGTATCATAAATGTGAATAGGGGAGCACGGGGTATCATTTAATTGAGAGATCAATAACGGTTACAACAGCTATACATATGGTTCCGCTAATTAGGACGTTGGATGTGGGTCAGAATGTGAGTTACATTTAGAACTTCTGACTGGTCCACATGGCTCCGACGGTTGCATTTAATGGAGAATCATAAACATTaaacatttttttcttttttttttacttcatCATACAGTGTTGGATGCTAACGGTTACACAAATGCATGTGTTGtcagaaattaatataaaatttatgatTGTATCTTAACTATTAGCTTGAACTTTTAGTTAAATTGGTTCCATGATATGGTATCAGAACCTCTTGGATCAAACGATGGAACGAAGTTGTATTGGTATTAATTATCATCTTAAATTTTTAGTTCACTTGTAATCAAATTAGAATTATGTTCAcgtcttataattttttttgccaaaataattatatataaattatatatacaattCTAAATTTATAAACCGctaacatattaaaaaaagtataaaaatacgGGATAAAGTGATTCAGTTTAATAAATTCAAAATCGCATCTAGATATGAATGAGATTTTCATATAGATTTTTATTGGATTAATACTTTATTCGCCCCTGAATTTATCTAAATATCTTAATTGAGCCCTAAATTTTTAAAGCATTTTGATAAATCTTTCAACTTGCTCAAAATGCTCATTTAAGGTAATTAGTACGGATGGTCATAAAAGTTTGGATAATGTTCCCAAAAGGTcacaaaagtttaatttgtctcaataaaatcacttgaGTTTGTTTTTGTTCTAATAAAGTCACTTTAAACGTTTTCCGATCATTTTTTCGCCGGAATTGATTACGTGACATCTAATCATATGTCTCAACGTCATGTggcataataaaaaaattaactacAAATTAATTGAAGTAAATAAGGATTTTCAATTAAAGTTTTAACTACAAATTAATCCACGTGGCATATCGATTATCAATTAAAATGTgtagttatatttttttaatatggcAAGTGGTGCTAACGTAATGTTGAGATTCCACGTCAGCAAtttcgataaaaaaaatgactgaAAAACGTTCAAAGTGATCTTATTGGGACAAACACaaacttaagtgattttattgagacaaattaaacttttgtgACCTTTCAGAGGCATTGTCTAAACTTTTGTGACCAACTATGCTAATTACCCCCAATTTGGGAGGTTAATGAGAGTGAGAGTTAGATGAGGTAATGAAATTAGAGAGGAAGTGATGAAAATGAAAGTTAAAATTTAACCTTATTTGAGAGTTGATAAAatgtaaattaaaattaaaatattagttttcattaaaaaaaattcattagaCTGTAGGGAAGGACTACTCTACATTCAACCACACCATTTCTGATAATACCGATGAAAAATGAGATGATTACTAGTTGGAACTTCTCTCTCGATTTGGCCTTTGGTCCTTTCGACCTGCACTTACTCCTAAATCCGAACACTACATATCCCGATCTTTGTCGTTTGATTTTTTCATGGCGAGTGCAGTATGCAGCTTAATTCTTTTCAATCGAGTGATTAACTGACTAAACTTTGAACAAGTTGAGGGCTCTATCGGtgcattttaagcaagttaaaTGAGCTATCATAATACTATGAAAGTTTAGAGGtgcaatcaaactttttagacaagttaacAGAGTGAATGATGTAGTAAATCATTCCTAATTTGGTGGgtatgtttttattattatatattttatgttaAATCTGTTATTGGAATGTTGTATGACATGTTTAGATCCTGGTTAGTTGTGTCTCGATACTTTAAAGTATCTTTTTTTCTACAAACAGCGAACTCGATAACCATTTCTTATGTTTGGGTACCCGACTCTTATGCTGACTGTTTCTTGTGAGTGGTTAATTCTCTAATGTGTAGTCTTCTTTATCTATTGGTTTCTTTTATTGTAAAAAAACAATCATTCTAACaaattgaaaaggaaaaaaaaaatactagaaTAGTGATATGACAATCACATTGGAAAGAACTTATTAGGAAActcaatgattttattgaaacaaaacaAAGTTTGATGACCTTTTTGAAACTAATCTTAAACCTCAATGAGTATCAGTTCAATTTACAATACAAACTCGACCATCATTTTATTgcatttcatatatatatatggggtgtttgtttcagcttttccaAACAGTGTTTAACGTTTCACTCCCAATCGTATGAAATAtgatgtttggttaggtttatacaaCAACAACTTTTAGTTCATAGAGCTTTTCATGAAATACTCATTTTTAGAACTTTTTATGAATAGTTGTTTGTATTTATTTGATGTTgataaaattatcatttttatttccaTAAAACACATTTTTTCTTAACGTTATTCCTATCTATAATATTACTGCATAAAGAATAAAGTTTTACTCGGTTAAAtaaattgttatttttaatttttgtttagttatatttatttttattattttgtatatataatttttattttttttaatttatttattgattaatttaaaaacatGTTCATATTAGATATTTTACGTATTAATAGCTAATCATAATTTTACTAAATATTAGTAATTAACCAGCTAATAATGAATAGTTAACTAAAACATTTAACAACAATAATGACTAACGAACAGCTGAATTAAACAAACCTATAGTgttcatttgattttttttacttatttttgttttttaagtcaagcaaatattttataaggattaagaaataaaataattattttaaaaatcaatagtaaaattaaaaacaaaagttAAGATAAACATATTCATAATtatgtaaattatataattGATGGGAGAGAATTCAACCAAGCTTGATGATTTCTCAATAGAGAAAagtggtaaaaaaaaaagtcgGGAACCGGCGATCTTTCTCTGATATTTAAGTTAGTGACGAGAAATGATAATATGAAGATATAAATTTAGGTGAGCATATAGATAAACTGAATACCTTCTGCGTATTGTGTACCTTGTATTTATAGGAGATCTAGGTTGTGTAGCGTAAATATGGATAGAAGAGCACGCGGTATTATTTAATTGAGAGGTCAATAACAGTTACAACAGCTACACATGTGATTCTGCTAATTACGGCGTTGGATGTGGGTCAGAATGTGAATTACATTTAAGACTTCTTTTGATTGGTCCAAGTGACTCCGACGGTTACATTTAATGGAGAATCATAAACATTAAAcgttttttttaccttttttactTTCTAATTCGGTGTTGGATGCTAACGGTTAAACAAATGCACGTGTTAccaaagattaatataagatttatGATTGTTTCTTATTTATTAGGTTCAGCTTTTAGTTAAATTGGTTCCATGATATGGTATCAAAGCCTTTTGGACCAAACGACCGATCGAATCatgacaacctcattaattaGTTCCCTGACACGTGTAATATGTCAAATTAGAATTATGTTCAcgtcttataattttttttttggccaaaataattatatatacaattcTAAATTTATAAACCGCTgacatatttttcttttttttttttgaaattaaaccgctgacatattaaaaagtataaaaatacgGGATAAAGTGATTCAGTTTAATAAATTCAAAATGGCATCTAGATATGAATGAGATTTTCTTATGGATTTCTATTGGATTAATAGTTTATTCTCccttgaacttatccaaaaatcttAATTGAGCCCCTAAAATTTTAAAGTATTCCGATAAATCTCTCAACTTGTTCAAAATGTCCAATTGGGAGGTTAATAAGAGTGAGGTGTCGTTTGGTTCGCGAatagaatggaatagaatggGTATTATAAAAGAATAGAATAGCAATGAATGTAATAGAAATTCTTAGGAGTAactattcctatgtttggttggtggaataaaATATAATggaataaattattttttattcaaaagacaAAGTGTAATGACTTATTTctgttaaaattttaattattactataaattgttcaaatatttaatatataaaaaaacagaaaaacggATACATGAAAGAcggaaaaaaacacgaaaaatagaaaaaaaatattaaaaacgaaaaaacaataaaaacagaaaaattataaaaaatacgaaaaagagAGGTGGAAAACAGTAAAAACACAAAATGTAAAAgtgcaaaatatatatatatatattaaaaacacaaaaacaaaagaagaaaacgaaataaaagtgg encodes:
- the LOC136220041 gene encoding uncharacterized protein, which produces MSGSGGVSIARARGENRFYVSPGMRRQQQQQQQQQKQQHQQQQLQQQQKLQQQQQQRVLVSKNCAPEIEKGAESDQCGSSGSSSSISNCSVSSRSGNEGTSTNLDRFLESTTPVVPAQFLPKTSMKGWRTRQSECHSYFSLGDLWESFREWSAYGAGVPLLLNGSETVMQYYVPYLSGIQLYIDPSRPLPRLRRPGEESDAESSRETSSDGSSDFGADRAVNNGVSGPRAQQNVMDANIQNLSKLSLRNKPLKGSSSDECEISNPPGRLIFEYMEHASPFTRQPLADKISVLASQFPELKTFKSCDLLPSSWVSVAWYPIYRIPVGPTLQNLDACFLTFHSLSTSQSQNTDGMQPQGSIIREAPCADTPLKLPLTTFGLASYKFRVSFWNPNGVYESQKVNSLLRAADNWLRLLQVNHPDYSFFISHNSNWR